In Calditrichota bacterium, a genomic segment contains:
- a CDS encoding DNA adenine methylase, producing MPASTQALSIVSAAIRRNGITNVASVPQRSPLRYPGGKTWLIPEIRQWLGSLPERPRLFVEPFAGGAIAALTAIFESLADQAIICDIDDNLSALWEVILNEGSWLAYRVETFPFEPDRIQSMLLSSVEDRRNRAFVTLLLNRIRRGGILAPGASIMKNGEQGKGMASRWYPQTLARRIRDIHGVRDRIRYLHGDGLALIASTALEHGAVFFIDPPYTAGGRNAGSRLYAHNRLDHAKLFEMMASIDHPFLMTYDDCEAIRRMAAEHDFAIYNVPMRNSHNQTRIELLITPSPVF from the coding sequence ATGCCAGCTTCAACCCAAGCATTATCAATAGTCAGCGCTGCAATTCGACGGAACGGGATCACCAATGTGGCTTCTGTTCCCCAGCGCAGCCCGCTCCGATATCCTGGTGGCAAGACCTGGCTTATACCAGAAATCCGGCAATGGCTTGGATCGCTTCCGGAGCGTCCGCGCCTGTTCGTCGAGCCCTTCGCCGGTGGAGCCATAGCCGCGCTCACCGCGATCTTCGAATCGCTTGCTGATCAAGCCATCATCTGCGACATAGACGACAACCTGTCAGCACTATGGGAAGTGATCTTGAATGAAGGCAGTTGGCTGGCATATCGTGTTGAGACATTTCCTTTTGAACCGGATCGGATCCAGAGCATGCTCCTGAGTTCTGTCGAAGATAGAAGAAACCGTGCATTCGTAACACTGCTCCTAAATCGCATTCGGCGCGGCGGCATACTCGCACCGGGCGCAAGCATCATGAAGAACGGCGAGCAAGGAAAGGGAATGGCTTCCCGTTGGTATCCACAGACTTTGGCTCGTAGAATACGTGACATCCATGGTGTGAGGGATCGCATACGATACTTGCACGGGGATGGGCTTGCGCTAATAGCATCAACGGCCTTAGAGCACGGCGCAGTCTTCTTTATCGATCCGCCTTATACTGCGGGGGGCAGGAATGCCGGAAGCCGACTTTATGCTCACAATAGACTTGATCACGCCAAACTGTTTGAGATGATGGCTTCGATCGACCACCCATTCCTTATGACGTATGATGACTGCGAGGCTATCAGGAGAATGGCGGCAGAACATGACTTTGCCATATACAATGTTCCAATGCGCAACTCCCATAATCAAACAAGAATCGAGTTGCTTATTACACCTTCACCAGTGTTTTGA
- the motA gene encoding flagellar motor stator protein MotA, translating to MTAIVGYILVLLFVFGGYAISGGNMILIFKPWYEYVIIGGAALGGLIVKSNTRTLKLVIEKSLDVFKGKSLTREVYMDALKLVHDLAFLARREGLLALEGHIQAPATSTIFQKYPSILHHPRLVNFITDNLKIVVVGGTSPGDLEALMDSDIETIEEEHSAPQQILTNTADALPALGIVAAVMGIIKTMASIAEGPEVVGMKVASALVGTFLGVLLSYGFVGPLAMNVEMQNLEEGRIMQLLKAGILGIMRGMNPKLSAEYARRAIYESQRPSFDELEAALKG from the coding sequence ATGACCGCTATTGTCGGATATATATTGGTCCTGCTCTTCGTCTTCGGCGGCTACGCCATCTCGGGGGGCAATATGATCCTGATCTTCAAACCGTGGTATGAATACGTCATCATCGGCGGCGCCGCCCTCGGCGGGTTGATAGTGAAGTCGAATACGCGCACCTTGAAGTTGGTGATCGAAAAGTCACTTGACGTCTTCAAAGGCAAGTCGCTCACCCGCGAGGTCTATATGGATGCCCTTAAGTTGGTGCATGACCTCGCCTTTTTAGCCCGGCGCGAAGGACTCCTCGCGCTGGAAGGGCACATCCAGGCTCCGGCAACATCGACCATCTTTCAGAAGTATCCCTCGATCCTGCACCACCCGCGACTGGTCAACTTCATCACCGACAATCTGAAGATCGTGGTGGTCGGCGGCACCAGCCCGGGCGACCTCGAAGCGCTCATGGACTCGGACATCGAGACCATCGAAGAGGAGCACTCCGCGCCACAGCAAATCCTGACCAACACCGCCGATGCTCTTCCGGCGCTCGGAATCGTAGCGGCCGTGATGGGGATCATCAAGACGATGGCTTCGATTGCCGAAGGGCCTGAAGTCGTCGGAATGAAGGTTGCATCAGCGCTGGTCGGGACGTTCCTTGGTGTGTTGCTCTCCTACGGCTTCGTAGGTCCGCTCGCGATGAACGTCGAGATGCAGAACCTCGAAGAAGGTCGGATCATGCAACTGCTGAAGGCCGGCATCCTCGGCATCATGCGCGGGATGAACCCGAAACTGTCGGCCGAATATGCCCGTCGGGCCATCTATGAAAGCCAGCGCCCGTCATTCGACGAACTCGAAGCCGCGCTTAAGGGCTGA